The Paenibacillus sp. 481 DNA window AATGCCCGCATAGTTCACTTCAACGGTTTGCTCTACAGCTTCAAGCAACAGCTTAATTTCCTCGTCCATTGCGCCGATAATTCCGATAGCAGACTGCTCTTTCATTTCTTGCATCGTATTCCCTCCTAAAATAAACGATACGGATAAACCGCTCCATTGTCGTTATGGCTTCGAGCGTTTGCGTTCAAAGCCCAGAGCTTAGAACTTAGAACTTAAAACTTAAAACTTCAAGCGTTCTATCGTACTACAATTCTATAATATCTGTAATTCTATAGCTCTATAATTCTATAAGAATCCTTACGCCAACACCGAACACAACCGATGTGTGGGATGATAGAGTACAGATGTATGTACATACGAAAAGCCCCGATTCAAGGGGCTTTTCATGACGTTCACATCAACAATTATTCGTTCACATGGCTGACCGAAAGACGTAAAATCGTCTCATGCTGCAACACAACACGAGGATTTTCTACGTTCTCTTTCTTCATCAGCTTCGTCAACAAGCGCATTGCCACCGCTCCGATATCATACATCGGCTGTGCAACGGTTGTTAATTGTGGACGAACCATTGAAGCCATACGAATGTTGTCAACACTAATGATTGACATATCGTCAGGCACTTTAAGACCCGCATCTTGAATACAATGAATAGCACCGATGGCCATTTCGTCAGTGGCAGCAAATATAGCTGTCGGACGCTTCTTCAAGCCAAGGAAATATTTCATCGCTTCAACTCCGGACTCGTATCTGTAGTTACCGATACGTACCAAGTCTTCTTTGTATTCAATTCCTGCTCTTTCCAATGCCTTCTTATAACCCTGGAAACGTGCAAAGCCGTTTGCAGGATCTTGCAAAGTACCGCTAATCATCGCAATATCGCGGTGACCGTGGCGCACGAGCGTGCTTACTGCATCAAATGCCGCTGCCTCATGATTAATGTCTACAGACGGAATTAAACCATTCTCATCCGTCGTCGCACATAATACG harbors:
- the ccpA gene encoding catabolite control protein A; the encoded protein is MTVTIYDVAREAGVSMATVSRVVNNNPNVKPQTRKKVYEAIERLGYRPNAVARGLASKKTTTVGVVIPDISNSIFAEVARGIEDIANMYHYNIILCNADKKKDKEIRVINTLLEKQVDGLLFMGGVVTEDHVQAFRTASVPIVLCATTDENGLIPSVDINHEAAAFDAVSTLVRHGHRDIAMISGTLQDPANGFARFQGYKKALERAGIEYKEDLVRIGNYRYESGVEAMKYFLGLKKRPTAIFAATDEMAIGAIHCIQDAGLKVPDDMSIISVDNIRMASMVRPQLTTVAQPMYDIGAVAMRLLTKLMKKENVENPRVVLQHETILRLSVSHVNE